In Pannonibacter sp. XCT-53, the sequence GGGCGCAGTCCGGCCCTGACGTCCGGCCCAGATGGATCTCGTAGCCGGTGACCGCTGCCCCGCTCAGCCGGTGGGTGCCGGCCGCCTCGACGACGCGCTTGTCCGGGCTCAGCACCGTCTCGACATCAAGATAGCCCAGCCCCTCCACGGTGCCGGCGGCCCCCTCGATCCCGTGCGGATCGCTGATCGTGCGGCCCAGCATCTGGTAGCCGCCGCAGAGCCCGAGGATATGGCCGCCGCGGCGGTGATGCGCCTTCAGGTCGATGTCCCAGCCCTGCGCCCTGAGATAGGCCAGATCGCCGATGGTGGACTTGGAGCCGGGCAGGAGCACCACATCCGCATCGGCAGGCAGCGGCCTTCCGGCGTGCACCAGTTCCAGCGTCACGCCCGGCTCGACGCGCAAGGGGTCGAGATCATCGAAATTGGCAATCCGCGCCAGCACGGGCACCACGACCTTCAGGGGGCCGTTGCCGATGCCGTCGGCAAGTCCCAGCGCATCTTCGGCCGGAAGCAGGCCAGCCTGCGCGAACCACGGCACGACACCCAGCCCCGTCCAGCCCGTACGCGTCACGATTTCCTGCATTCCCGCGTCGAACAACGAGGGATCACCGCGAAACCGGTTGATGAAGAACGCCTTGATCCGCGCCCGCTCGGCCGCCTCCAGCACCGCGTGGGTGCCGACCACCGAGGCGATGACGCCGCCCCGGTCGATGTCGCCGCACAGGATCACGGGCAGGTCGGCCGCCTCGGCAAACCCCATGTTGGCGATGTCGCCGGCCCGCAGGTTGATCTCGGCCGGGCTGCCGGCGCCTTCGACGATCACCAGATCCGTTGTTGCGGCAAGATGTGAAAAACTCTCCAGAACCTTCGGCAAAAGCTCGGCCTTGCGGGTGCCGTACTCCCGCGCGCGCATCGTGCCGAAGCGCTTGCCCTGCACGATCACCTGCGCCCCCGTGTCCGTTTCCGGCTTCAGCAGCACCGGGTTCATGTGCACGCTCAAGGGCCTGCGGCACGCCATCGCCTGCAGGGCCTGCGCCCGGCCGATCTCGCCGCCATCGGCGGTGACCGCGGCGTTGTTCGACATGTTCTGCGGCTTGAACGGGGCCACGGTCATGCCGCGGTTGGCAAACAGCCGGCACAGGCCTGCCACGATCAGGCTCTTGCCGACATTCGAGCCTGTGCCCTGGATCATCAGGGCCGGCGTGCGGGATCGCGGGTCAACCAAGGGCTCTGTCTCCAGGCCGGACCGGGGACGGTCCTCAGTACTCGATGCCGGACTGCGGCTTCACGCCGGAGCGGAACGGGTGCTTCACCTGCTCCATCTCGGTGACGAGATCCGCCACCTCGATCAGCTCGTCCTTGGCGTTGCGGCCGGTGATGACGACATGCACGTTCTCCGGCTTTTCGGTCTTCAGGAACTCCACCACTTCCTCGACCGGCAGATAGTCGTAGCGCAGCACGATGTTCAACTCGTCGCAGAGCACCAGGTGATGCTCGCCCGAGACGATCAGCTCCTTGGCCGCTTCCCAGGCCTCGCGGGCGGCAGCGATGTCGCGCTGCCGGTCCTGGGTCTCCCAGGTGAAGCCCTCGCCCATGCGCCGCACGGTGACGAGGTCGCCGAAGCGCTCCAGCGCGTGGGTCTCGCCGGTGTCGAGACGGCCCTTGACGAACTGCACCACGCCCACCTTGTAGCCATGGCCGAGCGAGCGGAACACCATGCCGAAGCCGGCGGTGGACTTGCCCTTGCCTTTGCCGGTGTGGACGATGATCAGGCCCTTGGCGATGGTCTTGGTGGCCATGATCTTGTCGCGCGCCGCCTTCTTCTTGCGCATCTTGTCGGCGTGGCGGGCGTTCA encodes:
- the cobO gene encoding cob(I)yrinic acid a,c-diamide adenosyltransferase, encoding MTEEELNARHADKMRKKKAARDKIMATKTIAKGLIIVHTGKGKGKSTAGFGMVFRSLGHGYKVGVVQFVKGRLDTGETHALERFGDLVTVRRMGEGFTWETQDRQRDIAAAREAWEAAKELIVSGEHHLVLCDELNIVLRYDYLPVEEVVEFLKTEKPENVHVVITGRNAKDELIEVADLVTEMEQVKHPFRSGVKPQSGIEY
- a CDS encoding cobyric acid synthase, with the protein product MIQGTGSNVGKSLIVAGLCRLFANRGMTVAPFKPQNMSNNAAVTADGGEIGRAQALQAMACRRPLSVHMNPVLLKPETDTGAQVIVQGKRFGTMRAREYGTRKAELLPKVLESFSHLAATTDLVIVEGAGSPAEINLRAGDIANMGFAEAADLPVILCGDIDRGGVIASVVGTHAVLEAAERARIKAFFINRFRGDPSLFDAGMQEIVTRTGWTGLGVVPWFAQAGLLPAEDALGLADGIGNGPLKVVVPVLARIANFDDLDPLRVEPGVTLELVHAGRPLPADADVVLLPGSKSTIGDLAYLRAQGWDIDLKAHHRRGGHILGLCGGYQMLGRTISDPHGIEGAAGTVEGLGYLDVETVLSPDKRVVEAAGTHRLSGAAVTGYEIHLGRTSGPDCARPFLTFADGSPDGATSADGRVTGTYLHGLFTGDAFRAAWARGFGVAAATAYDATIDRILDELADHLARHLDTELILGLAQRA